Proteins encoded within one genomic window of Prochlorococcus marinus str. MIT 9515:
- the kaiB gene encoding circadian clock protein KaiB, with the protein MAARKTYILKLYVAGNTPNSMRALNTLKEILENEFKGVYALKVIDVLKQPQLAEEDKILATPTLAKILPPPVRRIIGDLSDREKVLIGLDLLFDELSESELNGGKKNK; encoded by the coding sequence ATGGCGGCAAGAAAAACTTATATTCTAAAACTTTACGTAGCAGGTAATACTCCTAATTCAATGAGAGCTCTAAATACTCTTAAAGAAATTCTAGAAAATGAATTTAAAGGAGTTTATGCTTTAAAAGTAATAGATGTCCTTAAACAACCACAACTTGCAGAAGAAGATAAAATTTTGGCTACTCCAACTCTTGCCAAGATTTTACCTCCGCCTGTTAGAAGAATAATTGGTGATCTGTCAGATAGAGAAAAGGTTTTAATAGGTTTAGATTTACTTTTTGATGAATTATCAGAGAGTGAATTGAATGGGGGTAAAAAAAATAAATAA
- the rplU gene encoding 50S ribosomal protein L21 — protein MTSSKKSSDNSSSSNDLYAIAETSGQQFWFEVDRYYDIDRLNAKEKDKITIDKILLIKDKENVSIGKPYIKNAKIELEVVSHKRDKKIIVYKMRPKKKTRRKMGHRQELTRVMVKSISISKSTPKSSPKTEATKKSTSSKASKPEN, from the coding sequence ATGACTTCTTCAAAAAAATCTTCAGATAACTCCTCTTCGAGTAACGATTTGTATGCAATAGCTGAGACTTCGGGCCAACAATTCTGGTTTGAAGTTGATAGATACTACGATATTGATAGATTAAATGCAAAGGAAAAAGATAAAATTACTATTGATAAAATTCTCCTAATAAAAGATAAAGAAAATGTTTCTATTGGAAAGCCCTACATAAAAAATGCAAAAATTGAGCTAGAAGTCGTTTCTCATAAAAGAGATAAAAAAATAATCGTATATAAAATGCGTCCTAAAAAAAAGACCCGTAGAAAAATGGGTCACAGACAAGAACTGACAAGAGTTATGGTAAAATCTATATCAATATCCAAAAGTACTCCAAAATCTTCTCCAAAAACAGAAGCAACAAAAAAGAGTACTAGCTCTAAAGCATCAAAACCCGAAAACTAA
- the rpmA gene encoding 50S ribosomal protein L27: MAHKKGTGSTRNGRDSNSKRLGVKAFGGEKVSAGSIIIRQRGTSFLPGINVGKGKDDTLFALKEGTVSFDSIKRNLRNRKRVNIIL, encoded by the coding sequence ATGGCACATAAAAAAGGGACCGGATCAACCAGAAATGGAAGAGATTCAAATTCTAAAAGACTTGGTGTAAAAGCCTTTGGGGGGGAAAAAGTGTCTGCAGGATCTATAATAATCCGTCAGAGAGGTACTTCTTTTTTGCCAGGAATCAACGTCGGCAAGGGTAAGGATGATACACTTTTTGCACTTAAAGAAGGCACTGTAAGCTTTGATAGTATTAAAAGGAATTTAAGAAATAGGAAAAGAGTAAATATTATTCTCTAA
- a CDS encoding class I SAM-dependent methyltransferase: protein MEFLSIDESDLDGFLENAKMDLANLHPGNNLNEAEDFYKEIVGDKHLADLAAWHISSKDYISDTLKLQQLFSQKLVLDFGGGIGTHALANAMSPKVEHVFFVDINQTNRNFVEYRAQKLGVSNKLTFCKTIDETEISRFDTIVCLDVLEHLSDPAFQLNTFYEIMGPKSIGLFNWYFYKGEKNEYPFHIDDEQIVEKFFKTLQSKFVEVFHPILITTRTYKKFRE from the coding sequence ATAGAATTCTTATCTATTGATGAAAGTGATTTGGATGGGTTCCTAGAAAACGCAAAGATGGATTTGGCAAATCTTCATCCCGGAAATAATTTAAATGAGGCTGAAGATTTTTATAAAGAAATTGTAGGTGATAAACATTTGGCTGATTTGGCCGCTTGGCATATTTCAAGTAAAGATTATATTTCTGATACGTTAAAACTTCAGCAGTTATTTTCACAGAAATTAGTCCTTGATTTTGGAGGAGGGATTGGCACACATGCTTTGGCAAATGCAATGTCTCCTAAGGTCGAACATGTTTTTTTTGTTGATATTAATCAAACAAATAGAAATTTTGTTGAATATAGAGCTCAAAAACTAGGTGTGAGTAATAAACTCACTTTTTGTAAAACAATTGATGAAACTGAAATTTCTAGATTTGATACGATCGTATGTCTTGATGTCTTGGAGCATTTATCTGATCCGGCATTTCAGCTAAATACCTTTTACGAAATTATGGGCCCAAAATCTATAGGATTATTTAATTGGTACTTTTATAAAGGAGAAAAAAATGAGTATCCTTTCCATATTGATGATGAACAAATAGTTGAAAAATTTTTTAAGACTCTTCAATCAAAATTTGTAGAAGTTTTTCATCCTATTTTAATTACAACAAGAACCTATAAAAAATTTAGAGAATAA